Proteins encoded within one genomic window of Candidatus Poribacteria bacterium:
- a CDS encoding DUF362 domain-containing protein, which produces MSEGSKVYFANSRRTRLGGICEKIRALWKESGMADMIDEYDVVAVKMHFGEPGLTTYIRPIIARTVVDLVKDAGGRPVLTDTTTLYKRRRHTADSYYEAMKENGFTPETVGCPILVADGFRNNGVYVTLDRYYKLEEVKVAQVIYDADALVSLAHITFHGDTGIAGTIKNIAMGGTCTETKLRAHSSDAKPKLVPERCIRCGICVRICPAGALSFKEKRLTLDKTLCISCGDCIAACPQGAIRVPWGMAQQTYRGVLDQYKGVISTFREGKVGHIDIALDITPGCDCQAPNDTPMVPNIGVLASKDGLACDKAAFDLINAAPGIPGTRAEEIGALEPGSDKFKALFPSLDMDELWRLAAEAEIGNLDYELIDIEKGE; this is translated from the coding sequence ATGTCCGAGGGAAGCAAGGTCTATTTCGCCAATTCCAGGAGGACGAGGCTCGGAGGAATCTGCGAGAAGATAAGGGCTCTCTGGAAGGAGAGCGGAATGGCTGATATGATAGACGAGTACGATGTGGTCGCAGTGAAGATGCATTTCGGCGAGCCGGGCCTGACCACCTATATCCGTCCGATCATCGCCAGGACCGTGGTCGATCTGGTTAAAGATGCGGGCGGCAGGCCAGTCCTGACCGATACCACGACGCTTTACAAACGCAGAAGACATACGGCGGATAGCTATTACGAGGCGATGAAGGAGAACGGGTTCACCCCTGAGACGGTGGGATGTCCCATACTGGTCGCCGACGGGTTCCGAAACAACGGAGTTTATGTCACACTCGATAGATACTACAAGCTGGAAGAGGTGAAGGTGGCTCAGGTTATATACGACGCGGATGCGTTGGTTTCATTGGCCCATATCACCTTCCATGGCGATACCGGCATAGCTGGAACTATCAAAAACATAGCGATGGGAGGCACATGCACGGAGACCAAGCTCAGGGCTCATAGCTCTGATGCTAAGCCGAAGCTTGTCCCTGAAAGATGCATCAGATGCGGCATATGTGTCAGGATCTGTCCCGCAGGAGCGCTCTCCTTCAAGGAAAAGAGGCTCACGCTCGATAAGACGCTCTGCATAAGCTGTGGCGACTGCATAGCTGCCTGCCCGCAGGGTGCGATCAGGGTGCCCTGGGGGATGGCCCAGCAGACCTACCGCGGAGTTCTGGATCAGTATAAAGGGGTTATCTCCACCTTCCGCGAGGGCAAGGTCGGGCATATCGATATAGCGCTCGACATCACCCCCGGATGCGACTGTCAGGCTCCGAACGATACCCCGATGGTGCCGAACATAGGGGTCTTGGCCTCCAAAGATGGTCTTGCCTGCGATAAGGCGGCCTTTGATCTTATAAATGCCGCTCCCGGAATACCCGGAACAAGGGCTGAGGAGATCGGTGCGCTGGAGCCCGGATCGGATAAATTTAAAGCCCTCTTCCCATCACTGGATATGGATGAGCTTTGGAGATTGGCCGCCGAGGCGGAAATAGGGAATCTGGATTACGAGTTAATCGATATCGAGAAGGGGGAATGA